TTCCATTTCAGTTAACTTTACTATTAAATAGTTGCTGTTATTCTATTTTAAAACCCCAAATTCACATTTGTTCTCACATTAAGCTTTCTGTTCATACTGATACCAGACTTCTTGTAGGTGCCAAATTTTAGTAATGGTTTTATGTCAATCCATGCAGAAAAATAGGAACCAATGCAGTAGTCAGATAAGGACCATTAATGCACAGATAATACACACACGCTGGCCAAAAGAActgaaggtatttttaaaaaactataaaataaacagaCCTCAAGAAAACTGGGTTATTACTAAACAGCTCTCAACTATTAACACCCAAGTtccttatattaaataaatttctcAACAGAGATGTGTTAGACATTTTAATTACAGGTCTATCCTTCCCATACCCCTTCCCACCCCAACTCCCAAAATGCACTACTAGGGATGAGTATAATGTTACGTGGGCAGAAATTTACAGATAACCATTTTCATCTTGAGCATGGAtctgaaaacctttttatttAAACTTCCGTTACTGTGCACTGTCCATCAGGCCTTCGAGATCTGACACTCACTGTTCCACCCGCTGCCACTGATCGATCAGTTCCTGACCGATCAGATACTGTCTGATTTGGATTAGGAACCAAAAGTCTCTGTTGGGTCAAGGAGTGTTGTGCAACAAGCGCAGATACATCCTCACTATCACTACTGGCATCGGATTCGGTTTCTTCAATCGAAGTGTCTGGTGCTGGTACCCTGCCTGAAGATGGCAATTCATgctcttcttctccttcccctctaTGACTCCTTTCCGCTATGCTGTCTCCACTGAGTTGTAAATGTGCAAAAGAGTCTTCCAGAGAAGTGCTTGCATCAGGGGATGGCGTGGCGGGGCTTGTTAGCTGACCATCTACTGACGTCAGGGGCCTCACAGAAGAAGACTGAACAGAAGCTCCGCTCTGAGCCGGTACACTGTCCGCTCCATCAGCAGAGCTCTCTCTCGCTAGGTTTACGGTATTAGCATCACAGTCCAGCCTAAGTCCAGCTACTCCCTTCTTTGGTATATCTATTATATCCCGCTTGATCTTCCTGCGACGTCCATGTTCGTTTCTCCTATACTGTACCATATTTTCAAGATCGGCAACATACAGAAACCCGGCAATTAACATTTCAGTGCTCTTTTTACCTTTGGAAAAAGCATCTTCCAGCTCTCTGCTAGTGCGCTCATCATACTGCCACCAcccatttcttccttcataaTACCAGGCATATTCACCATTTCCTCTACTTGCTGCTTTGAGTTCTTCTGGTGACAACAAGGTTGGCTTATCAAGGAAATCTTCGGGAATTTCTTGTCGACAGAGGGCACATCGCTTTCCAAGCCACGAAGCTCCCTTCACACATAGATAGCAGAAAACATGCTTACAAGGCAGACTGACTGGGTGAACACATGTCTGCAGACAAATGGCACATTCAGGGACAGTTAGAGAAGGTGCAGTATTAGGACAGGACTCATTTGCTTTCCTGTTCGTAGGAAGCATGTTTATAGAGTGATCAATTTCTCCACAGCCAGCCATcctgagaaaatgagagaaaatacgtATAATATTAAAATCTTGTTTTAACTCTTTCAAAATCttaattcaacattcagaaaacacttATTAAGCACCAATTATATGCAAGTCATGTCCTAGATAATGGTGACAcgaaactgaaagagaaaaaacttatgtagaaaaatatttttgatttgaatttattcttatttgggggggggggcagtgaggCACAAATAAAAAGGTACAACCAAAGTATAGATTTGAAATAA
The nucleotide sequence above comes from Cervus elaphus chromosome 28, mCerEla1.1, whole genome shotgun sequence. Encoded proteins:
- the RNF146 gene encoding E3 ubiquitin-protein ligase RNF146; the protein is MMAGCGEIDHSINMLPTNRKANESCPNTAPSLTVPECAICLQTCVHPVSLPCKHVFCYLCVKGASWLGKRCALCRQEIPEDFLDKPTLLSPEELKAASRGNGEYAWYYEGRNGWWQYDERTSRELEDAFSKGKKSTEMLIAGFLYVADLENMVQYRRNEHGRRRKIKRDIIDIPKKGVAGLRLDCDANTVNLARESSADGADSVPAQSGASVQSSSVRPLTSVDGQLTSPATPSPDASTSLEDSFAHLQLSGDSIAERSHRGEGEEEHELPSSGRVPAPDTSIEETESDASSDSEDVSALVAQHSLTQQRLLVPNPNQTVSDRSGTDRSVAAGGTVSVRSRRPDGQCTVTEV